In a genomic window of uncultured Flavobacterium sp.:
- a CDS encoding M1 family metallopeptidase, producing MKKHSFKGLLTMAFFVGISSVWAQQTPVGTAVNPVNNYNYHDAFAPNFYTKNGTPTRSASGQPGVEYWQNRADYQITAKLNGTTNEIIGTDEVTYTNNSPDKLSFVWMYLDQNLFKGDSRGNAVVPLTGSRNGAQGQVFDGGNKIKSVKVISVGKKKTEVDAKYVITDTRMQIFLPEELASKGGSVKIKIEFSFIAPFEGSDRMGVLETKNGKIFTIAQWYPRMCVYDDVRGWNTAPYLGASEFYLEYGDFDVKITTPANHYVVGSGELLNGAEVLPAEQFKRYKEASLSDKTVTIRSASEVAATATTNATAVKTWHYQIKNARDFSWASSPAFILDGAKINLPSGKKALALSAYPVESDGRDGYGRSTEYVKAAIENYSKRWFEYPYPVATNVAGNEGGMEYPGIVFCGWESKGKDLWGVTDHEFGHIWFPMIVGSNERLFAWMDEGFNTFINSLSTAEFNKGEYNDPPSDLHKEAEPFTRPDLETIMSSPDNMKEANIGMLCYFKPSSGLIILREQILGKERFDTAFRTYVERWAYKHPQPDDFFRSMENVAGEDLSWFWRSWYVNNWRFDQGINSIKYVKNDPSKGVVITVENFDKMPMPIVVDVKTKSGKVSRVTVPVEVWQRNNVWSFKHDSTEEIQSITLDPDHVFPDNNEGNNVWTAGKSTIEKDVILDGYLGVYSTTKAPLKIEFTEKNSTLNAEITNYPKFSVTPVENEKDTFESTGAGLKFKFNEAKTGFDMIILGSGQSIPFTK from the coding sequence CTGTTTGGGCGCAACAAACGCCTGTCGGGACAGCAGTAAATCCAGTTAATAATTATAATTATCATGATGCGTTTGCACCAAATTTTTACACTAAAAATGGTACGCCAACGCGCTCTGCAAGCGGTCAGCCAGGAGTTGAGTATTGGCAAAACAGAGCTGATTATCAGATTACAGCAAAGCTAAACGGAACTACAAACGAAATTATTGGTACAGACGAAGTTACATATACTAATAATAGTCCGGATAAATTGTCATTTGTTTGGATGTATTTAGATCAAAACTTATTCAAAGGAGATTCAAGAGGAAATGCTGTTGTGCCTTTAACAGGAAGTCGTAACGGAGCTCAAGGTCAGGTTTTTGACGGAGGAAATAAGATAAAATCAGTAAAAGTAATTTCTGTTGGAAAGAAAAAGACAGAAGTTGATGCAAAATATGTAATTACAGATACCAGAATGCAAATTTTTCTTCCTGAAGAATTAGCTTCAAAAGGAGGTTCTGTAAAAATCAAAATCGAATTTTCGTTCATCGCTCCTTTTGAAGGATCTGACAGAATGGGAGTTTTAGAAACTAAAAACGGTAAAATTTTCACAATTGCACAATGGTACCCGCGTATGTGTGTGTATGATGATGTAAGAGGTTGGAATACTGCTCCTTATTTAGGTGCTTCTGAGTTTTACTTGGAATACGGAGATTTTGATGTAAAAATTACAACTCCTGCAAATCATTATGTTGTAGGTTCTGGAGAGCTATTAAATGGTGCAGAAGTATTGCCTGCTGAACAATTTAAACGTTACAAAGAAGCTTCTTTAAGCGATAAAACAGTTACGATTCGTTCTGCTTCTGAAGTTGCTGCAACTGCGACTACAAATGCAACGGCTGTAAAAACATGGCATTATCAAATAAAAAATGCACGTGATTTTTCTTGGGCATCATCTCCGGCTTTTATTTTAGATGGAGCCAAAATTAACTTACCAAGTGGTAAAAAAGCATTGGCATTATCAGCTTATCCTGTAGAAAGTGATGGACGTGACGGTTACGGTCGTTCAACTGAATACGTAAAAGCAGCGATTGAAAACTATTCTAAAAGATGGTTTGAATATCCTTATCCTGTAGCAACAAACGTAGCAGGAAATGAAGGTGGAATGGAATATCCTGGAATTGTTTTTTGCGGATGGGAATCTAAAGGAAAAGATTTATGGGGAGTTACAGATCACGAATTTGGACACATTTGGTTTCCTATGATTGTAGGTTCAAACGAGAGATTGTTTGCCTGGATGGATGAAGGTTTTAATACTTTTATAAATTCATTAAGTACTGCCGAATTTAACAAAGGTGAATATAACGATCCGCCATCAGATTTGCACAAAGAAGCGGAGCCTTTTACAAGACCTGATTTAGAAACTATCATGAGTTCTCCTGATAATATGAAGGAAGCAAATATTGGTATGTTATGTTATTTCAAGCCAAGTTCAGGATTAATAATCTTAAGAGAACAAATATTAGGAAAAGAGCGTTTTGATACCGCTTTCCGTACTTATGTAGAGCGTTGGGCTTACAAACATCCACAACCGGATGACTTTTTCAGATCTATGGAAAATGTTGCAGGTGAAGACTTAAGCTGGTTCTGGAGAAGCTGGTATGTTAACAACTGGCGTTTTGACCAAGGTATAAATTCAATTAAATATGTAAAAAACGATCCTTCAAAAGGAGTTGTAATTACAGTTGAAAATTTCGATAAAATGCCAATGCCAATCGTTGTAGATGTTAAAACAAAAAGTGGTAAAGTTTCAAGAGTTACTGTTCCTGTAGAAGTATGGCAACGTAACAATGTTTGGTCATTCAAACATGATTCAACCGAAGAAATTCAAAGCATAACACTTGATCCTGACCATGTTTTTCCTGATAATAATGAGGGAAATAACGTTTGGACAGCCGGAAAAAGTACAATAGAAAAAGATGTAATTTTAGACGGTTATTTAGGAGTATATTCAACAACTAAAGCACCGCTTAAAATTGAATTTACAGAAAAAAACAGCACATTAAATGCTGAGATTACAAACTATCCAAAGTTTTCTGTAACACCGGTAGAGAACGAAAAAGATACATTTGAATCAAC